GCCGCCTTCCTGAACGCGCACGCGGCCTACCTCGCCAGCACCGACCGCGTGCTGGTCGAGGAACGCGGCCAGCGCGCGCTGGCCATTCTTTCCACGCTGCTGCGCCAGGCCGGCTGGCCGGGCGAGCCGGCGTCCGGCAGCGCCAGCACCGACCAGCCCGCGGTCAGCGGCGCCGACAATTGCGGCCAGCCCGCCTTGGCCGCCGTGCCTGCGTGCGCCAGGGCCGCCATCGGTCTAAGCGACGCGCTGCTGGTGCGCTTCAGCGGCAGCAGCCTGCCCGCCGCGCCGGCCCAGCCGGACGACACCATGACCGACTGCAGCGGCTATCCGGTCGCTGCAAGCGCGGCGGCCGCCGCGGCAAACCCCGGCTACGTCGCCCAGAACCTGCTCTATGTGGCGGCTGGCGCCGATGGCGTGCCGCAACTGCTGTGCCGGTACCCGGCCCGTCGCAATGGCCTGATCGACGGCAGCGGCTGGACCTCGGGGGCGCTGGTGCGCGGCGTGGAGTCGCTGCAACTGCGTTATGGGCTGGACCTGGACCAGGACGGCCGCCCCGAGCGTTTCGAGACGGCATCGGCAATCCCGCCACTGGGCGATGCCGCATGGCAACGCGTAGTGGCGGTCCAGATCGCCATCGCCGTGCGGGGCGACCGTCCGGGGTCGGCCGGCTTGGTCCGGGGCAGCGGCGCCGACACGCTGCCGCCGCCCGG
This Cupriavidus nantongensis DNA region includes the following protein-coding sequences:
- a CDS encoding PilW family protein, whose product is MSSPIDARTSPTRLRGFSLVELMVGMTLGLIASAAAGAAFLNAHAAYLASTDRVLVEERGQRALAILSTLLRQAGWPGEPASGSASTDQPAVSGADNCGQPALAAVPACARAAIGLSDALLVRFSGSSLPAAPAQPDDTMTDCSGYPVAASAAAAAANPGYVAQNLLYVAAGADGVPQLLCRYPARRNGLIDGSGWTSGALVRGVESLQLRYGLDLDQDGRPERFETASAIPPLGDAAWQRVVAVQIAIAVRGDRPGSAGLVRGSGADTLPPPGTAAADLPPAAPAQAGTTRRVFTATVRLRNAPRCQETLC